From one Paenibacillus terrae HPL-003 genomic stretch:
- a CDS encoding CheR family methyltransferase, translating into MTSKDTADNAAIELKSNEMEREMIEIELLLEGIHRLYGYDFRNYALPSIKRRIYYHAQSENVSTVSGLQEKVLHDRSAFDRLVQSLSIPVTEMFRDPELFLNFRQKIIPILRTYPYIRIWHAGCSTGEEVYSMAIMLHEEGLYDKARIYATDMNNLSLQQAKEGVYGIDRMKLYTKNYLESGGTQSFSEYYTAKYDSVMFHPFLRKNIIFAEHNLATDRSFNEFNVIFCRNVMIYFNDELRNHVHGLFYDSLSHFGVLVLGAKESIHFTDYSDSYEPLDRIEKIYRKIK; encoded by the coding sequence ATGACATCAAAGGATACGGCGGATAATGCTGCAATTGAGCTGAAATCGAATGAAATGGAGCGGGAAATGATTGAAATTGAGCTGTTGCTGGAAGGAATTCATCGGCTGTACGGCTACGATTTTCGTAACTATGCTCTACCTTCGATCAAGCGGCGTATTTATTATCATGCACAGTCCGAGAATGTTAGCACCGTATCAGGGCTTCAGGAGAAGGTGCTGCATGATCGCAGCGCCTTCGACAGACTGGTACAAAGCCTCTCGATTCCAGTGACCGAGATGTTCCGCGATCCAGAGCTGTTTCTGAATTTCAGGCAGAAAATAATACCGATTTTACGGACATATCCGTACATTCGAATATGGCATGCAGGTTGCTCGACAGGTGAGGAAGTATACTCCATGGCGATCATGCTGCATGAGGAAGGCTTATATGATAAAGCCCGTATTTATGCGACGGATATGAATAACCTGTCTTTACAACAGGCGAAGGAAGGCGTATACGGGATTGATCGAATGAAGCTGTATACCAAAAATTATTTGGAGTCAGGAGGCACGCAATCGTTCTCCGAATATTATACAGCCAAGTATGATTCAGTGATGTTCCATCCTTTTTTACGTAAAAACATTATTTTTGCGGAGCACAACTTGGCGACAGACCGGTCCTTTAACGAGTTCAACGTTATCTTTTGCCGGAATGTCATGATTTATTTTAACGATGAACTTCGCAACCATGTACACGGGTTGTTTTATGATAGCTTGAGCCATTTTGGCGTGTTGGTGCTGGGGGCCAAGGAATCCATACATTTTACCGATTATAGTGATTCCTACGAGCCGTTGGACCGGATAGAAAAAATATACCGGAAGATTAAATAG
- a CDS encoding response regulator: protein MKIRNKLLIGFGSLMAILLVLTLISYDRMGSLNEQLNQVYQDRYMKVRKTTAIRGQVNDLAKVMANLILNPGSSVSEAKRELDGITASGTKVLEELESGSGTSEEQQQVDRVVAAWKDFLSYEQRLISLLGQDRIEEANAFRNSTGLPAQQEALDSVSTLSVFQDREIDHDMEQANQAYQESVQITTILMVAGLLMGLLVILWVLPSIAKGLNIVNLMINGFGKGKYRAISRMNVASKDEIGEVARVFQQMARDLEEKRKFEHSVLQTQKDQAWLNANTARVTELFRGVNSLDQVAQMFISEFTPILGGSYGAIYLQGKEVEDDQFKLYGSYAKEAGEDSIRDVIHVGEGLLGQSVLDRKPILITEAPDGYLSIGSALGASKPVGIMIFPILFEDECIGAVEIASLDRFSDLETKLLAQLVESLGIILNNIKGRMRVEQLLRESQALTEELQCQSEELQTQQEELKRSNENLEGQTEELKRSEELLQRQQEELEHFNTELIAKTRALEEQVREVEEKNDEIERARAQLEQQAMQLGITSKYKSEFLANMSHELRTPLNSLLILSQLLSENKDGNLKPKQVEYAQTIYMSGADLLKMIDEILDLSKVDAGKMDINHEAVNLKELEMFVEQNFAPVAAKRELQLHTEIKENLPEAIISDGYRLKQILRNLLSNAFKFTTEGSVRFSVSRATGDQLPGFLNPHKSYLALSIRDTGIGIASDKTDLIFEAFQQVDGTTSRKYGGTGLGLSISRELSRLLGGVITVESEQGQGSCFTLYLPEQTQITEGAESQSGAELDIGGVAASAESDSPMLVPAEQLPMYQMPSKEKSEDIVHPGDDRNDIASKDKVLLIIEDDVKFAKILYDMARSRDFKALIALQGDDGLDMARSYLPDAIILDIQLPVMDGWSILGELKGNSSTRHIPVHVISVIDDVKQGLMMGAIAYLKKPSSKESLDKAFSHIKSYTDKMVKRLLVVEDDENQRKSIIELIDHDDVAITAVSTGQEALYELGIQRYDCMVLDLMLNDMTGFELLDRIRDNEQLADLPIIIYTGKDLDSKEETQLRKFAESIIIKDVKSPERLLDETTLFLHRVEANLPEDKRRILQKLYNKEELFEGKKILLVDDDIRNVFALSSVLEGYRMEVTFAENGREALEMLEQTPDFDLVLMDMMMPEMDGYEAMRRIRLMPQFEKLPMIALTAKAMKDDRSKCIEAGASDYVKKPIQTEQLLSLMRVWLYS, encoded by the coding sequence ATGAAAATCAGAAATAAACTGCTGATCGGCTTCGGGTCGCTTATGGCGATCCTCCTTGTGCTGACACTAATCAGCTATGATCGAATGGGGAGTCTGAATGAGCAACTGAATCAGGTTTACCAGGACCGCTATATGAAGGTCCGAAAAACAACGGCCATTCGCGGTCAGGTGAATGATCTGGCGAAGGTTATGGCCAATCTGATACTGAATCCGGGGTCCTCTGTCAGTGAGGCCAAGCGTGAGCTTGATGGTATTACTGCTTCTGGAACTAAGGTGCTGGAGGAATTGGAATCTGGTTCCGGCACCAGTGAGGAGCAACAGCAAGTGGATCGGGTAGTAGCCGCCTGGAAAGACTTTTTGAGCTATGAACAAAGGCTGATTTCCTTGTTGGGGCAAGACCGTATTGAAGAAGCGAATGCTTTCCGTAATAGTACGGGGTTACCTGCTCAGCAGGAGGCACTGGACAGTGTTTCTACACTTTCCGTTTTTCAGGATCGGGAAATAGATCACGATATGGAGCAAGCCAATCAGGCTTATCAGGAATCCGTGCAGATTACCACAATTTTGATGGTCGCCGGGCTGCTTATGGGGTTATTGGTTATCTTGTGGGTGCTTCCAAGTATTGCAAAAGGTCTGAACATCGTTAACCTCATGATCAACGGCTTTGGCAAAGGAAAATACAGGGCGATAAGCCGAATGAACGTAGCTTCCAAGGACGAGATTGGGGAGGTTGCCCGCGTATTTCAACAAATGGCTAGAGATCTGGAGGAAAAGCGCAAGTTTGAGCACTCCGTCCTTCAGACGCAGAAGGATCAAGCTTGGCTCAATGCCAACACGGCACGGGTAACAGAACTGTTCCGAGGCGTGAATTCGCTGGACCAGGTCGCACAGATGTTTATCAGTGAGTTTACGCCCATTTTGGGAGGCAGCTACGGAGCGATTTATTTGCAAGGCAAGGAAGTGGAAGATGATCAATTTAAGCTGTACGGCTCCTATGCGAAGGAGGCTGGTGAAGATTCGATCAGGGACGTTATCCATGTGGGCGAAGGCTTGCTTGGACAAAGTGTTCTGGATCGTAAACCAATCCTGATTACGGAGGCTCCTGACGGATACTTGTCCATCGGCTCCGCATTAGGGGCAAGTAAGCCAGTGGGGATTATGATTTTTCCTATACTGTTCGAGGATGAATGCATCGGTGCTGTGGAAATAGCGTCGCTGGATCGCTTTAGTGATCTGGAAACGAAGCTGCTTGCTCAATTAGTGGAGAGCTTGGGGATTATTTTGAACAACATCAAGGGACGGATGCGGGTAGAGCAACTGCTGCGCGAATCGCAGGCGTTGACTGAGGAATTGCAGTGCCAGTCCGAAGAGCTTCAAACCCAGCAAGAGGAACTCAAGCGTTCCAACGAAAATTTGGAGGGGCAGACGGAGGAACTTAAACGTTCTGAAGAGCTGTTACAGCGTCAGCAGGAGGAACTGGAGCATTTTAACACCGAGCTGATTGCCAAAACGAGAGCGCTGGAAGAGCAGGTTCGGGAAGTGGAAGAAAAGAACGACGAGATCGAACGTGCGCGTGCCCAGTTGGAGCAACAGGCGATGCAGTTGGGCATCACCAGCAAATACAAATCCGAGTTTTTGGCCAACATGTCGCATGAACTGCGTACTCCGCTGAATAGCTTGCTCATTCTTTCTCAGCTCCTGTCTGAGAACAAGGACGGCAACCTCAAGCCCAAGCAGGTAGAATATGCACAGACCATTTATATGTCAGGCGCAGATTTACTGAAAATGATTGATGAAATTCTGGATTTATCCAAAGTGGACGCCGGGAAAATGGATATTAACCATGAAGCCGTCAATCTGAAAGAGCTGGAGATGTTTGTGGAGCAAAATTTTGCTCCGGTCGCAGCCAAACGTGAGCTTCAACTCCATACCGAGATCAAAGAAAACTTGCCGGAAGCTATTATAAGTGACGGTTATCGTCTCAAACAAATTTTACGGAATTTACTGTCCAATGCATTCAAGTTTACGACAGAGGGATCTGTTCGTTTTAGTGTATCAAGGGCAACCGGTGACCAACTTCCCGGCTTTCTAAATCCGCATAAATCCTATCTGGCCTTGTCTATACGTGATACGGGCATCGGCATTGCTTCGGATAAAACGGATCTGATTTTCGAGGCCTTCCAGCAGGTAGATGGAACAACCAGCCGTAAATACGGCGGAACTGGACTTGGCTTGTCGATCAGCCGCGAGCTTTCCAGATTGCTGGGCGGCGTCATTACTGTAGAATCTGAGCAGGGACAGGGCAGTTGCTTCACGCTGTATCTCCCTGAACAAACGCAGATAACAGAGGGTGCGGAGTCGCAATCGGGCGCGGAACTGGACATTGGTGGCGTCGCAGCATCGGCAGAATCGGATTCTCCTATGCTTGTTCCCGCTGAGCAGTTGCCTATGTATCAGATGCCTTCGAAGGAAAAATCGGAGGACATCGTGCACCCGGGCGACGACCGGAATGATATTGCCTCGAAGGATAAGGTATTACTGATCATAGAGGATGATGTTAAATTCGCTAAAATCCTGTACGATATGGCTCGTAGCCGTGACTTTAAGGCACTTATCGCTCTCCAGGGAGACGATGGGCTGGACATGGCTAGATCCTATTTGCCGGACGCCATTATTCTGGATATTCAATTGCCTGTTATGGATGGTTGGTCCATTTTGGGTGAGCTGAAAGGAAATTCATCTACGCGGCATATTCCGGTACATGTTATTTCGGTTATCGACGATGTGAAGCAAGGCTTGATGATGGGCGCGATTGCCTATCTTAAAAAGCCATCTTCAAAGGAAAGTTTGGATAAGGCATTTTCACATATTAAATCATATACAGACAAAATGGTGAAACGCCTTCTCGTGGTCGAGGACGATGAGAATCAGCGTAAATCCATTATTGAACTGATTGACCATGACGATGTTGCCATTACGGCGGTATCGACCGGGCAAGAAGCGCTTTATGAGCTGGGGATACAGCGATATGATTGCATGGTGCTGGATCTCATGCTGAACGATATGACAGGCTTTGAACTGCTCGACCGCATTCGGGACAATGAGCAGCTGGCCGATCTGCCGATTATTATTTATACGGGTAAAGATCTGGACAGTAAAGAAGAAACGCAACTGCGCAAGTTTGCGGAGTCCATTATTATTAAGGATGTCAAATCGCCGGAACGGCTTTTGGATGAAACGACCCTGTTCCTGCATCGTGTCGAGGCCAATCTCCCTGAGGACAAACGTAGAATTTTGCAGAAGCTGTATAACAAGGAAGAATTGTTTGAAGGTAAAAAAATATTGTTGGTGGATGATGATATCCGGAACGTATTCGCCCTGTCCAGCGTGCTGGAAGGCTACCGCATGGAGGTTACTTTTGCGGAAAATGGTAGAGAAGCGCTGGAAATGCTGGAACAGACACCTGATTTTGATCTGGTGCTGATGGATATGATGATGCCTGAAATGGACGGATATGAAGCCATGCGGCGAATCCGGCTGATGCCTCAATTCGAGAAGCTGCCTATGATTGCGCTCACAGCCAAGGCTATGAAGGATGATCGTTCCAAGTGTATTGAGGCAGGCGCTTCCGATTATGTGAAGAAGCCGATTCAAACCGAACAGCTCTTGTCATTAATGCGGGTATGGCTGTATTCGTAG
- a CDS encoding PP2C family protein-serine/threonine phosphatase, whose protein sequence is MRILIVDDNPTNVIIIREILKKENYRDVISASSAAEMLEHLGIGDRTISLRPRPSDIDLVLLDMMMPEMDGIEACSIVQEYEHLKDIPIIMVTAVGDSKKLAEALDVGAVDYVTKPINKVELMARIRLALRLKQEKDWHKDRDQRIQDELKLAAMVQQAVLSPAIQDPVLQVNALYQPSFELAGDLYSWYPLGEGRYAIILLDMMGHGISSSLFCMFIASVLKDTVTTYVEPEKVIQELNRRFNQLDLGKQLVQYYFTAIYMVIDTRSRRIDYVNAGHPPGLLFSQDGSITKFDRACSPVGLFDKIDAEMHTIHYEGTGHIALYTDGLLEAVEGEYEEQLEYLTACLRKHEEWNEEAMLDAFFRKEAPQDRDDDKCLIWVSLKEGESLHENQK, encoded by the coding sequence ATGAGAATCCTAATTGTTGACGATAATCCGACCAATGTCATTATTATTCGTGAAATATTAAAGAAAGAAAATTATAGGGATGTCATCTCTGCCAGCTCAGCCGCAGAAATGTTGGAGCATCTGGGGATCGGCGACCGTACCATCAGTCTGCGACCCCGACCTTCCGATATTGATTTGGTTTTGCTGGATATGATGATGCCTGAAATGGATGGTATCGAAGCTTGCAGCATCGTGCAGGAATACGAACATCTGAAAGATATACCCATCATCATGGTGACTGCTGTAGGCGATTCCAAGAAACTGGCAGAGGCACTGGACGTAGGGGCTGTCGATTACGTCACCAAGCCTATTAATAAGGTAGAATTAATGGCCAGAATACGGCTCGCCTTGCGTCTCAAACAGGAAAAGGACTGGCATAAAGACCGGGACCAGCGGATTCAGGACGAACTAAAGCTGGCCGCGATGGTACAGCAGGCGGTGCTTAGTCCTGCCATTCAAGACCCGGTGCTGCAAGTAAATGCCCTGTATCAGCCTTCCTTTGAACTGGCGGGAGATTTGTATTCCTGGTATCCGCTCGGGGAAGGTAGATATGCGATCATTTTGCTGGATATGATGGGTCATGGCATCTCTTCTTCACTGTTCTGCATGTTCATTGCATCTGTACTCAAAGATACCGTGACCACGTACGTAGAGCCTGAAAAGGTGATTCAGGAGCTGAATCGTCGCTTTAATCAACTGGATCTGGGCAAGCAGCTCGTGCAGTATTATTTTACAGCGATCTATATGGTCATTGATACCCGTTCTCGGCGGATTGATTATGTGAATGCGGGACATCCACCCGGGCTGCTGTTTAGTCAGGACGGCAGCATCACCAAATTTGATCGTGCGTGTAGTCCGGTAGGTTTGTTTGATAAAATCGATGCGGAAATGCACACGATCCATTATGAAGGAACGGGGCATATCGCTTTGTATACCGATGGCTTGCTGGAGGCCGTAGAGGGAGAATATGAGGAACAACTGGAGTATTTGACTGCGTGTCTGCGCAAGCATGAGGAATGGAATGAAGAAGCGATGCTGGATGCTTTTTTTCGTAAAGAAGCACCACAGGATCGCGATGATGATAAGTGTCTGATCTGGGTTTCATTGAAAGAGGGAGAGAGCTTGCATGAAAATCAGAAATAA
- a CDS encoding general stress protein translates to MNQTHHKSYAKVVENGVQAVEAVNELRNTGYRYENVFVLAHDQDRTDRIADTVDAKEIGIKEEGVFDSLANLFRSRGDELRAKITSLGFTDTEADFYEKELDQGKVLVIAKKA, encoded by the coding sequence ATGAATCAGACCCATCATAAATCTTATGCCAAAGTGGTAGAGAACGGTGTACAAGCCGTCGAAGCGGTGAATGAATTGCGCAACACGGGCTATCGTTATGAGAATGTGTTCGTGCTCGCTCATGATCAGGATCGGACGGATCGTATTGCAGATACGGTGGATGCCAAGGAAATCGGGATTAAGGAAGAGGGCGTTTTTGATTCACTAGCCAATCTGTTCCGTTCCCGTGGCGACGAGCTTCGCGCTAAAATTACTTCCTTGGGGTTTACAGATACGGAAGCTGATTTTTACGAAAAAGAGCTGGATCAGGGCAAAGTTCTGGTCATTGCCAAAAAAGCTTGA
- a CDS encoding DUF948 domain-containing protein, which produces MLTQVSIFIIAIAFAVLVIFLIKTLKAAQGSLEKVTQTLQDVQKTVDELSYEVKQTVRHANDITADVDHKLKQVEPVMESVKNLGEVLNEVTLAAKQASAALITRFQKPHHTVDKKIDTETAMKSAASNKPQTSTKRTVHSYNATYEEPAAKPTKNWLGYIDIAAGVWQKMRQ; this is translated from the coding sequence ATGTTAACACAGGTCAGTATTTTTATTATTGCTATCGCATTTGCAGTTCTCGTTATTTTCCTCATTAAAACACTTAAAGCAGCCCAAGGCTCTCTGGAAAAGGTAACTCAGACTCTCCAGGATGTACAAAAAACGGTAGATGAACTGAGCTATGAAGTAAAGCAAACGGTTCGGCATGCCAATGATATTACCGCTGATGTTGATCATAAATTGAAGCAGGTGGAGCCTGTGATGGAATCGGTTAAAAACTTGGGCGAGGTGCTTAACGAAGTCACTTTGGCTGCGAAGCAGGCTTCAGCGGCATTAATCACCCGGTTTCAGAAGCCGCATCATACAGTGGATAAAAAGATCGATACGGAAACCGCGATGAAGTCAGCTGCGTCGAACAAGCCACAAACTTCAACGAAACGGACGGTTCATAGCTACAATGCGACCTACGAGGAGCCTGCAGCAAAGCCGACCAAAAATTGGTTGGGTTATATAGATATCGCTGCCGGGGTGTGGCAGAAAATGCGTCAGTAG
- a CDS encoding DUF1328 family protein, with the protein MLKWSALFLVFAVIAGILGFFSIVVSIAATIAKMLFVLFLVLFVISLFTGRKRAS; encoded by the coding sequence ATGTTGAAATGGTCCGCTTTATTTTTAGTTTTTGCCGTGATCGCCGGGATTTTAGGTTTCTTTAGTATCGTTGTATCCATAGCTGCTACAATCGCCAAAATGTTGTTTGTGTTATTTCTGGTGTTGTTCGTCATTTCACTCTTTACCGGAAGAAAACGAGCGTCATAA